The segment GATTCTCAACAAGATATGACCCTGCCTTTTGAAAAGGCAGCTTGAATTCTGAAATATTGTCCAAACTTTAGTACATATAGATCTTCATATAGAACTTTTGGAACTACAGTTCTAATGAGTGCCTTTTTGCTTTAAATGTCCCCAAACGGTTGCTAACTTTCCATTCGCTTCAACCGCAAGCTCACCCGCCGCGAGGTCTGCAATCTCCGCATCATCTAAAACTCTGTCGTAAATACGAACATCGTCAATGAGTCCGTTCCATGAACGCCCTTGGTCTTTTTCGCCTTTGCCTATGACCAATTTGGTGGCATCCGTCAACTTTCCCTTAGTCTCTGGACTGTTAAAGGTGGGTGTATCGAGTTCACCGTCAATGTAGAGTGCCAGTTCGTTGCCACTGCTCCATGTCAATGCGAAGTGCTGCCAAGAATCCGTCTGCACATCGTTTGAGCTTTCAAGCCGTTGAATTCCGCCTGTTGTGGTAATACCCGCTTTGATAAGGTCACTACCGCAATGAGAGGACGGTATCGTCGCCACCCGGATCGCGTCCATCAATAAATCCTCGATCAGATTTAGTTTCAGCAGACTTAACCCAAACGGCAACGGTCAAAGCGGTCAATCCATTGATATAGTCCGCGCCGTTATCGTCTTCCGCAGCATCGCCACCACCATCAAATTCCAAGGCACCACCGAGTCGTCCACCATTGGGTTTCCATTTGACCCCGTTCCCTTTAAGCGATGCATCATTCCCATTCCCGCTCGAATCCGCGGCAGTTTTTCCGTCTGCTTCATCGAGATTCCAATATCCGAGTAACCCATCTGTAAGATTCGCAACAGCGATAGAACTCAACGCAACAAAAACGATGAAGGTAAAAAGTAACCTCTTAATTCCGTTCCGCATTTTGAATTCCTCCTTTAACCGATATCGGTTTGAGGTGGTTGTTCCATTTTCAATTGCTGTAGTTTCACATCCGATTTCGTTCAGAATTTCTTGAGTGAATGAATGTAGCCGAATCGTTCATGGTAAATTGAGAAACATGCAGATGCTTCAGTGGGCAGTAAACCACCAAACGCCTCTTCTCTGCCATTATAGCATTGAATTCATCTTTTGTTAAGAAAAAAATGGGGTAGGCACAAGACCTACCCCTACAATTTACATGGAAAGCAGTTAGACGTTACACACATCATAAGCGTGTTGCATCGCATCGAAGGCATCGCCTTTGGGACCGAATTCATGTCCTACATAGAGGTCGTATCCAGTGTTGACGATGGCACGCATCACGGCAGGATAGTAAATCTCTTGCTCGTCATCGAGGTCGTGCCGTCCGGGGTTACCTGCGGTATGGTAGTGCCCGATATAGTCGCTGTAATCCGTGATGTTACGGATTAGGTCGCCTTCCATGATCTGCATGTGGTAGATGTCATAGAGCAGCTGCGCTCGGGGTGAACCTACCCCTTTGCAGACCTCAACCCCCCACTCCGTCTTATCGCACTGATAATCTGGGTGGTTGACTTTACTGTTGAGCAGCTCGACGCAGAGATTGATTCCTTTTTCCTCAGCGGCTTTCGTAACGCGGGACAAGCCTGCGATTGTGTTATCACGTCCCTCTTCTTCTGATCTGCCTTCTCGGTTGCCAGAGAAACAGATGAGTCCGGGGATGTCGTTTTCCGCCGCGATGTCAATGTTCTTGAGGATTTCATCTTCAATCCTGTCGTGGTTGCTCGGATCATTCAAGCCGGACGGCAGTGACGCGTGTCCGACGATAATCGCAACGCGCATCCCGTGGTCCTGGACGACCGACCAGTATTCTGCGGGTAGCATTTCAACGGATTTATAACCGATGTCAGCGGCTTTCTTGATGACTTCTATTGGATCTCTGCCACGGCTGAAACCACCGAAACAGATGGATTGATTAATTGGCATAATTCTCTCTTTCTTTTTTTAATTTTCCTTGCGGGATAACAAGCACAGTTCCATGCTTAGCGTGCCTTCATTTTCTACAGGTCTACTGCCTTACCGGTGCGGAAGGAAGTGCTCGCCGCAAGCATGATGCGAAGTGTCTCTAATGCATCGCTGTAAGGTGATAGAATCTTTGAGGTATCGCCGGACTTTACGGCATCAATGAAGACACGATCCCGGTCGGCTCCACCGTCGTTCGAGAGCGGTTCCGTCTCGCCACCGCGGTTCACTTCGTTTGAACCCCCGACAGTAACAACGAGTCCACGCGTAAAGACTTCAAGATGCACGCGACCGAAACCTTCCATCGCACAAGCCGAGACGATATTCGCAACAGCACCGTTCTTGAATTCGATGTTCACCATGCTGATGTCATCTATGTCATAGTTCTCAATATGCGCCATACTACCGCTCGCGGCAACACCATGGACGGTTTTACCGTCACTACCAACGAGGAAGCGAGCAAGATCAAAGATATGTGTTGTCTGTTCGACGTGTTGTCCACCGGATTCGGCGCGCACGCGCCACCACGGTGTACCGGGCATGCCACCCATCCAATATCCGAGTGCACCGAGAATCTGCGGTTGTTCTTCAAGCATTGCCTTGGCGTTCTGTGCATTCCCACCGTAACGCCAGTGGTAACCGACACTCGTGACGACGCCGCTCTGTTCAACGTATTCATTAATAATGATCGCCGGTTCTAACTCGGAATGGATCGGCTTCTCGATAAACATCGCGATGCCTTGTTCACAAGCGATGCGTTCCTGTTCACCGTGCGCAAAAGGGGGTGTACAAATATAAACCGCGTCCAAGTCTTCTTTATCATACATGACACGGTAATCGCTGTAAGCGTTGCCACCGAATTCCTCGGCACGCTGTTTTGCGCGGTCTTCCGAGATGTCACACATTGCACAAAATTCAACGTCCTCGAAGTCTTCATTGAGGTTACGCATGTGTGCGCTCGCCATACCGCCGGTTCCGATAAAACCGAGTTTCACTTTATCCATGTTGTCTCCTTAAAATGGGTAATTATAGAAAATCCCTAAGTTTCAAGGATATAGTTTAGCAAAACCATCTGTTATATAGCAATAGATTTTTTTTGAAATTGTGGTATAATATTTTTAAATGGCTATCAGCGGTCAGCGGTCAGAAAGAGACTGGAATGGAAGAGAAGGAAACCGGAAGGTTGGAAGTCTGCAAACCTGAGGGCACGCATCCCTCCCTTCTTCCATCCTTCCAACCAAACGCCGACAGCCGATAGCAAACAAGGAGGAACAGCATGGGTTTCAAATTTGGATATAGTACTTTACGTTGGCAGACACCGGATTTTGAGGAATTGTTGACGCAACTGAAGGACGCGGGATGGGACGGTTGGGAGATGCGGCAATCCTTGGACTGGGTGGGCACGCCACAACACATTCGACAGGTGTGCAACAATACGGATTTACCGATCGCCGCTGTAACGGCACGTGGACTGCCGATCGACCAAAACACAGAACAGATGGAACTCAACAAACGACGTATTGATTTTGCCGCAGAAGTTGAAGCCGATTGTTTCATGTTCATGGGTGCGGGAAAACCGCAAGACCGACCAGTGAATAATTCGGATCTTGCTGCACTCGCTGATGTCTCCGAAGCGTGGGCAGAATACGCTGGACAATACGGACTGGAGGTCTGTTACCATATCCATACCAATACGACAGTGGACTCAATCGACGATTGGGCAAAATATATGAGCCTCCTCCGAAAGTGTAAATTGTGCATAGATGTGTCACACTCCGCACTCTGGGGATTCGACCCGATTGAATCCATCCGACGTTATAGCGATGTCCTCGTCTATGTCCATCTTCAGGATTATGCAGGCTACACGGGTGGAGATGGCAACTCATACGATGTAGACTGGGTGGATGTTGGTGCTGGCACTGTCATGGATTTCCCCGGTATCATGTCAACGCTCGAGGAACTCAATTATGACCGTTGGGTTACCGCGTGTCCTGGGCAGCTTGAGGAACGTTCGGATCTCGAACGCATGACGGTGAACCGCGAGTATCTGCGCCAGTTAGGCTATTAAGTCGTCCTTTATACCGGTAGGTGCGGTTTCTAACCGCACCGGACTTAGACGCAAACCTTTGTAGGAGCGACTTTCAGTCGTGATATACCAAATCGCTCTAATCTGGGTTCGTAAAATCTAAAGATAGGAAATCACATATATGAACAAACCAGCGGAGGACATCCGCTCTATTCTTGCCACGGATTGTGGCAGCACAACAACGAAAGCAATCCTAATTGAAAAAAGAGGTGAGGCATACCAACTCACCGTGCGGGGTGAGGCACCCACCACGGTTGAAGCACCCGTAGAGGATGTAACAGTAGGCGTTATCAATGCCATCACCGAAGTTGAGGAACTCGCCGGACGCAAACTCCTCGATGACGGTGTGATTCTCAAACCGCAACGCGGCGATGAAGGTGTCGATATCTATATATCCACCAGTAGTGCGGGTGGCGGACTCCAGATGATGGTAGCAGGTGTCGTCCGCAATTTGACCGGAGAAAGCGCGGAGCGCGCCGCACTCGGCGCGGGTGCAATCGTTATGGATGTCATCGCATCTAACGATAAACGCCTGCCACACGAAAAAATTGAACGTATCCGGCATCTACGTCCCGATATGCTCCTCCTTTCCGGTGGTGTCGATGGCGGGACTACCTCACACGTCGTTGAATTGGCTGAGATTATCGCCGCTGCGCGTCCGAAACCTCGATTGGGGATCGCTTATGAACTCCCCCTCATCTATGCTGGTAACACAGACGCTCGCGAATTAATCGAAGAACGTCTGCAAGACGTAATGGCATTGGAAATGGTGGATAACCTCCGTCCGGTTTTAGAGCGTGAAAACCTCATGCCGACACGACACAAGATTCAGGACCAATTCCTTGAACACGTTATGGCACATGCACCCGGTTATAGGAAACTCATCGACTGGACAGATGCCCCTATAATGCCGACACCGGGCGCAGTCGGCGAGATAATTCAGACCGTCTCCGAACAACAAAATATTGAAGTCGTCGGCGTTGATATCGGTGGCGCGACAACTGATGTATTTTCCGTCTTTAAAAACAGAGAAGCGGAACCCATCTTTAACCGCACTGTGAGTGCCAATCTCGGTATGAGTTATAGCGTTTCCAACGTCCTTGCTGAAGCCGGTTTAGAAAACGTTCTCCGTTGGGTGCCGTTTGATATTGAGGTCGGCGACCTCCGCAACCGCATCAAAAACAAAATGATTCGTCCGACGACAATCCCACAAACGTTGCAAGAACTGATTCTCGAACAAGCGATCGCGCGTGAGGCACTCCGACTCGCTTTCGAGCAACACAAACAACTCGCCGTCGAATTGCGCGGTGTCCAGCAACAACGGACGATCTCTGAAGCCTTCGATCAAGCGGAAAGCGGTCAAACCCTTGTAGACATGCTCTCCTTGGATATGCTCGTCGGAAGTGGGGGTGTTTTATCGCACGCGCCCCGGCGGCAGCAAGCCATGCTGATGATGATAGATGCTTTTCAACCCGAAGGCATAACCCATCTCGCCGTTGATAGCATCTTCATGATGCCACAACTCGGGGTCTTAGCACAGGTCAACCCGGAAGCCGCGACGCAGGTCTTTGAACGGGATTGCCTCATCCATTTAGGCACTGCGATCTCGCCAGTCGGCACTTCAAAGGTGGGTGAGACGTGCCTTTCCATTGAAATTAGTATCGCAGGCAATCCGCCTATCGCCGAGGATGTTCCTTACGGCGAACTCCGTCTCTATCCGCTATCATTGGGAGAAAAGGCATCCTTAAAACTCCAGCCCTCGCGAAGGTTTGATGTTGGTGCGGGGAATGGACACGCTGTTGAAGCAGCGGTGATGGGGGGTGTCGTCGGATTGGTCGTTGATACTCGCGGGAGACCGCTTGAAATACCAGCGGATGCGCAGCAGCGCGTCGCGCAACTGACCAAATGGCAGGCGGCTTTAGATGCCTACCCCTAAATTCTGATTCAGACACTTGACAAATTTTTGTTAAAAATTTACAATGTTTGACAACGCTTAACTTTTTAGTTACTTAACCTTTTAGCGAAACAGACAGGTTCCGAGGATCTGTGCTGTTATGTAAATTGTCTATCTATAAGGAGGCAAATTCCGATGAGAAAGTTTTATCAATTCACGCTCGCGACAGCGATTATGTTCGCGCTGCTTGTGAGTCTCTCACACCTTGCACTCGCACAGAAAGTCAATATAAAAGGTGGTCCTTTAAAAGAGAAGGATTGGTTATCTAATCCAGCCGAAGCCGCGCTCAACGAAGACCATTCAGACAACAAAAACTGGATTACGAAGTATTACGGGCCCGATGGGAACTACGAAAACAATGGAGGGTTCCCAGCGTCTGCTCCGAAGGACCTTATCGACGAAGGCACCAACGGTAAACTGACGCAGGAATCTCTTTCGACCATTAAAGGTTTGCAACTGACACTCACCGTTGATGTCGGTTGGGATAAAGGGCATGGGGGACCCCGAGGCTGGGAAGTCTTTGAAATTGACCCGGCGGACTCGCACCACATGAACAGAGATGGTCCCGGAGATTCGATTGATACCTACGGTATTATCGTTATTAAGGCTCCGGAGGCAATGACGTCCGTGATGTCACCGGCACACGACGACCACGCACAAATCTGGATTAACGGCGAGAAATGGTACAACAATTCGCTCTGGACGGGTGCCGCTCAGCAGGTTGACTACAATATTGAAGTTGAATTGCAAAAAGGCGGGAACGTCGTTCTTTACCGGTGTGGTGAATCCGGCGGTGATGCGTATATGAACTTGCACTTCGACGATAAAACGCATGAAACTGTTGACATCTATCCGGACAAAGCGAATGACCAGAAGAGTTTCTTTGATGAAGCCCGTAGTGCCCTCGCTGTCGATCCCGTCGGAAAATTGGCAACAACGTGGGGAGATATTAAACGCAAATAGAACGCTTTATAGTTTCTATCGGCACGTTTTCTAACCCTATCCTTACATACGGCGAATTGTGGTGCTGTCGTGTACCGCAGTTCGCCATATTTTTTTGTTGACAAATTTTATGACAACTGTTATGCTATCAAATTGTAATGTTGAACCGCTTTAACATTACATAACCTATGAACGAATCTGGGTTATACAGTCGTTTAATCCAGTATTTTCAACTATTCATTTAAAAAAAAGGAGATAAAAATGAGAAGAATGTATCAATTTGCGATCGCGATCGCGATTATGTTCGCGCTGGTTGTGAGCGGTTCTCAGATTGCGTTTGCACAGAAGCACAAAGTCAATGTTAAAGGGGGTCCTTTGAAAGAGAAGGACTGGCTGGCGGAAGCCCCCGGCGCACAGTTGGGAGAAAACCACGCCGATGTGAAAACATGGATCAGTCTGTGGTACGGTCCCGAGGGCAACTACGAAAACAATGGAACCTTCCAAGTTTCCTCGAAGAGAGACCTTATCGATGAAGGCACTAAGGGTAAGCTGACGGAACCCAAACTTTCGACAGTTGAAGGTTTGAAAATGACGCAAACTGTTGATATGGCTTGGGATAAGAAGCACGGCGGCACCCGAGAATGGACAGTCTTTGAACTTGACGTTGCGAGCCAAGATAATATGAATAGAGACGGTCCCGCCGATAACATTGACACTTATGTGATGTGTGTTATTGACGCACCCAAGGATATGAAATCCATCTTTTCTCCGGCACACGACGATCACGCGCAGATTTGGGTCAACGGTGATAAATGGTACAACGATTCCACGTGGACAGGTGGCGCACAGATAGTGCACTACAACATCGAAGTCCAGTTGCAGAAGGGCGCGAATGTTGTCCTCTATCGGGTCGGCGAGTCCGGCGGTGCTGCCTACATCAATTTGCACTTTGATGATGAAACCCACAAAGTCTGCAAAATCTATCCAGAGAAGTCGAAAGACCAGAAAAGCTTCTTCAATGAAGTTCGTGGTGTTCTGCCAGTCGATCCTACTGGGAAGGCGACATCCACCTGGGCAGATATTAAGCAGAACCGTTAGTTAATCGCAGTCCTTGTCTCTCACTTTGAGACAAGGGCTTTTCTTCATCTCTTTTTCTGATAACCGCCCTGCACCATGCGATACTTCCCCCAATCTCACAAATTTCTTTGACAAGGAGAATTCAATGGAATTTAGAGTGCGTGAAAAGTTGAAATATATGTTTTTAGGGGGATTGCTAACCCTCGCCGGTTTTATGTTAGGGAACATGAACAACACTACAGACGCACAGTTTGGATATGAAACGATTGATAAACTGACCGTCGGAGAACTCATCGTGCGTAAGGATATTAGGGTAATGGGTGATGGCATGGATCCTCGAGTTCTTATCGCTTGGGACAGAGAGGGTGGACGTGTGGTAACTTACGGTCCAAAAGGCGTAGGTGCGGCTTCTCTCTTGGTTGCGGAGGGGAATGGCGTTGTGACGACGCAAGGGTCAAAGGAGAAAACCGGTGCGTCTCTCATGGTGAATGAGGGAGGTGGGGTCCTATCACTTTTCGCGCCTGATGGAAATGCCAGGATTCTCTTGGGTATATCTGAAGGCGACGGTGTTGCTTACTTAGTCGATCAATCTGGTAATGCCCGTGTATTGAAACCTTAGTTAATAGCGGTCAGCAATCAGCAATCAGCGGTCAGTCGTCAGTATCTGAATGGCTTTGAGGCTTTGACAACCGACTTGACAAATTTATGTTCAGGTGTTATAATAATTAGCAAGTTGTAATCTTGAACGCGATTTCAGCGTTTATAGTTAGTTAAAGAGTTTTAGGAGGCTCCATAACGCCGCCTAATCACTTTAGTTTTTAATTTTACAGAAAAGGATGTAAGCACAGAGATGAAAAGATTTTATACTTTTACACTCGCACTCGCGATTGTATTCACACTTATTGTTAGTGGTTCACACTATGTATTCGCGGCTGGTCTGATTACAGGTGGTCCCTTGCCTGAGGACCAACATTTAGAAGATCCAGATCCCAACGGTGACGATCTGAGAGAAGATCGCAGTGGCGTGGATTCATGGATTACGAAATGGTACGGACCCGAGGGTAACTATCAAAACAACGGCGGTTTTGCCACCTCAGCACCAATCGATCTTATAGAAGAAGGCACCGGTGGCGCACTCAACCAATTTTCGCTCTCAACACTTGACGGCTTGCTCATGACGCAAGACTTAGATGTGGAATGGGGCGACGACCACGGCGGCACCCGCGCGTGGACTGTCTTTGAAATCGATCCCACTGATGGAAACAATATGGGTAGACCTGATGGCGATCCGACTGCTGACTCCTACCCTAATAATGTTGATATCTACGGTCTTCTCGTCATTGATTCGCCGAGTGATATGCAAGCCGTAATGTCACCCGCACACGATGATTACGCCCAAATCTGGATTAACGGCGAAAAGTGGTACAACAATTCCAGGTGGACGG is part of the Candidatus Poribacteria bacterium genome and harbors:
- a CDS encoding LamG domain-containing protein, with translation MDAIRVATIPSSHCGSDLIKAGITTTGGIQRLESSNDVQTDSWQHFALTWSSGNELALYIDGELDTPTFNSPETKGKLTDATKLVIGKGEKDQGRSWNGLIDDVRIYDRVLDDAEIADLAAGELAVEANGKLATVWGHLKQKGTH
- a CDS encoding TIM barrel protein; this translates as MMPINQSICFGGFSRGRDPIEVIKKAADIGYKSVEMLPAEYWSVVQDHGMRVAIIVGHASLPSGLNDPSNHDRIEDEILKNIDIAAENDIPGLICFSGNREGRSEEEGRDNTIAGLSRVTKAAEEKGINLCVELLNSKVNHPDYQCDKTEWGVEVCKGVGSPRAQLLYDIYHMQIMEGDLIRNITDYSDYIGHYHTAGNPGRHDLDDEQEIYYPAVMRAIVNTGYDLYVGHEFGPKGDAFDAMQHAYDVCNV
- a CDS encoding Gfo/Idh/MocA family oxidoreductase, which gives rise to MDKVKLGFIGTGGMASAHMRNLNEDFEDVEFCAMCDISEDRAKQRAEEFGGNAYSDYRVMYDKEDLDAVYICTPPFAHGEQERIACEQGIAMFIEKPIHSELEPAIIINEYVEQSGVVTSVGYHWRYGGNAQNAKAMLEEQPQILGALGYWMGGMPGTPWWRVRAESGGQHVEQTTHIFDLARFLVGSDGKTVHGVAASGSMAHIENYDIDDISMVNIEFKNGAVANIVSACAMEGFGRVHLEVFTRGLVVTVGGSNEVNRGGETEPLSNDGGADRDRVFIDAVKSGDTSKILSPYSDALETLRIMLAASTSFRTGKAVDL
- a CDS encoding sugar phosphate isomerase/epimerase, yielding MGFKFGYSTLRWQTPDFEELLTQLKDAGWDGWEMRQSLDWVGTPQHIRQVCNNTDLPIAAVTARGLPIDQNTEQMELNKRRIDFAAEVEADCFMFMGAGKPQDRPVNNSDLAALADVSEAWAEYAGQYGLEVCYHIHTNTTVDSIDDWAKYMSLLRKCKLCIDVSHSALWGFDPIESIRRYSDVLVYVHLQDYAGYTGGDGNSYDVDWVDVGAGTVMDFPGIMSTLEELNYDRWVTACPGQLEERSDLERMTVNREYLRQLGY
- a CDS encoding glutamate mutase L, with protein sequence MNKPAEDIRSILATDCGSTTTKAILIEKRGEAYQLTVRGEAPTTVEAPVEDVTVGVINAITEVEELAGRKLLDDGVILKPQRGDEGVDIYISTSSAGGGLQMMVAGVVRNLTGESAERAALGAGAIVMDVIASNDKRLPHEKIERIRHLRPDMLLLSGGVDGGTTSHVVELAEIIAAARPKPRLGIAYELPLIYAGNTDARELIEERLQDVMALEMVDNLRPVLERENLMPTRHKIQDQFLEHVMAHAPGYRKLIDWTDAPIMPTPGAVGEIIQTVSEQQNIEVVGVDIGGATTDVFSVFKNREAEPIFNRTVSANLGMSYSVSNVLAEAGLENVLRWVPFDIEVGDLRNRIKNKMIRPTTIPQTLQELILEQAIAREALRLAFEQHKQLAVELRGVQQQRTISEAFDQAESGQTLVDMLSLDMLVGSGGVLSHAPRRQQAMLMMIDAFQPEGITHLAVDSIFMMPQLGVLAQVNPEAATQVFERDCLIHLGTAISPVGTSKVGETCLSIEISIAGNPPIAEDVPYGELRLYPLSLGEKASLKLQPSRRFDVGAGNGHAVEAAVMGGVVGLVVDTRGRPLEIPADAQQRVAQLTKWQAALDAYP